One window of Mesorhizobium loti R88b genomic DNA carries:
- the hisC gene encoding histidinol-phosphate transaminase, translating to MSDAKLQSVLSSLSQVARQLDALPSDRPAPGSSWVKLNTNENPFPLPAIIMQSAIAALERQYLYPEDDNISLREAAANAYSVSMDQVIAGNGSSELLGLVYRAFLAPGDSVAMMSPGFSFNRKLATLQGAQFVEIKFSEDHSLPMEQLLFGPAKDAKFILLANPNNPTGTFVPVADIERLVAKSDRLIVLDEAYVDFAPENGLRLINRYSNLLVLRTFSKSYAAAGVRVGFGFGHPEIIGRLRNIQNVFNMNVIGQAVGISVLAHRAAYADNHRHIRHERRRVTLALSQLGFSVIPSHANFLLARVPTGQDGLWWQSAFARQKILVAVFPDKGLENYIRVSIGTKEQMDAFLRAASRISRILNMSRPPY from the coding sequence ATGTCCGATGCAAAACTTCAGAGTGTGCTTTCGTCTCTTTCGCAAGTGGCGAGACAGTTAGATGCTCTGCCATCCGATAGACCAGCGCCTGGTTCAAGTTGGGTAAAACTAAACACGAATGAGAACCCGTTCCCGCTTCCAGCAATCATAATGCAAAGCGCGATTGCAGCTCTCGAACGGCAGTATCTATATCCAGAAGACGATAACATCAGCTTGAGGGAAGCAGCCGCAAATGCCTACAGCGTCTCCATGGATCAGGTGATCGCCGGCAACGGATCGTCTGAACTGCTTGGACTTGTCTACAGAGCTTTCCTTGCCCCGGGGGATAGCGTGGCGATGATGTCGCCAGGGTTTTCGTTCAACCGCAAACTTGCAACGTTGCAGGGTGCTCAATTTGTCGAAATCAAATTTAGCGAAGATCATTCCTTGCCGATGGAGCAATTGCTCTTCGGTCCTGCAAAGGACGCCAAGTTCATTCTGTTAGCCAATCCGAACAATCCGACCGGAACGTTCGTTCCGGTGGCCGATATCGAACGCCTGGTAGCGAAATCGGACCGCTTGATCGTGCTGGATGAGGCCTACGTCGACTTTGCACCCGAGAATGGTCTACGCCTCATCAATCGATATTCGAACCTTCTGGTCTTAAGGACATTTTCGAAAAGCTATGCTGCCGCCGGCGTTCGCGTCGGTTTCGGTTTCGGTCACCCTGAAATTATCGGCAGGCTACGCAACATCCAGAACGTCTTCAACATGAATGTGATCGGGCAGGCGGTTGGTATCAGCGTCCTTGCGCACCGCGCCGCCTATGCAGACAACCACAGACACATCAGGCATGAACGACGGCGAGTGACGCTCGCGCTCTCGCAACTTGGATTTTCCGTAATCCCTTCCCACGCAAACTTCTTACTTGCCCGCGTGCCAACGGGACAGGACGGCTTATGGTGGCAATCAGCCTTTGCAAGGCAAAAAATACTTGTTGCCGTCTTTCCCGATAAAGGTTTGGAAAATTACATCCGCGTCAGCATCGGTACAAAAGAGCAAATGGATGCGTTTCTTCGTGCCGCTAGTCGTATTAGTCGAATATTGAATATGTCAAGGCCCCCGTATTAG